Sequence from the Magallana gigas chromosome 4, xbMagGiga1.1, whole genome shotgun sequence genome:
tttctttttgttgcgtttttttttttggaggggggggggggataattttggattttttttatatgaaactCTCATGCAACTGTTATCTAGAGTTTTTATAAGATTATATTATGAATGCTTCAGTTATCAAGATATTTCAGTAAGAAGTTGACGTTAGTTAGTAAGCAAATTGTAGcaatcttgttaaaaaaaaggttttcaCAAATATGCAACCGATGTAAACAGAAACACGGAGCAATGTGTACATAACAAATAATTGCAAGAACAGTGTTTCGGTGCCTATAAGTAGACAGTTGACATTCAATTTTTGGTTACACATTAGAGACACCATAATTTGAAAGCCTGTAAAAATTCCTGCTCACAACGTGGCTAATAGGAACATAAGTATGGACATGTACGACAGTTAGTATCACATGCTCATATGCTCTTTTTCTCTCATGTTTACGTTAGCTATTCACATTAACATATTAACATAAACAGATATTGTGAATCTCTTTGTTGTTGGTATAATCACTTGACTACCAAAGGTGTTTATacctgattaaaaaaataaacaaatccaATCCATTTTAgataacaatttaattgttatgaaataaatatttacaaaaatgctAAACACAACAATAAACAAACTGTTTATAATAGTGAGCAGTATATTATCATTAACCTAAGAATATAGCACACACATCAGTCACTGAGGTCCCGCAGGTAAGGCTCGAACTCCTGGAGGAAGTCCCCTGGGCACTGAATGACGAAGTCGGCGATCGATTCAAGGGCTGAGAGGCTGTAACTATCGGCTGGCGAAACAATGACGGAGTCGTCTGACGGCGCAAAGTCAATGACGTCCTCTGGTTCCAAAATGGACTGAAGTTCTTCAACACCCGCGAAAATGTCTTCTTGTGAAAGTTCTGGTTCAATGGGTGAACAGGGAGCGTCTAGGGAAACCATACTAGAGTCCGAAACGATCCGAGTGGAATGTCCAAATTCGTGGATATCTTTGGAGGATGACACATCGGAATAACCTCGGAATCTTTCCATAGATGAATAACAGATTCCATGAACTGAGTCACTCTCGTCGTAAGTGGTATCGAACACACTGCAAAACGAATCACAAGCGGAACAGGCATCTTCATCTAGAATGGAGTCGTCTGTTGTGTGAGTCTTTGACGTTCTGGGCGACATGCTGAGGATACGGTCAATACCGAAGCTGAGTTGAGAGGACACAACACTGGTGGGTCGTTCAATACCGGAAGCTGCACTTGATGACACAACACCACGAAGCTCGATTTCCGGAACACCAAGATATTGATGAAGGAGGTTTGGCCATCCGTTGTGACTTTCTTTACGTGTCGTCTGCTTCCGGAACGAAGTAAGAGGAACAAGGGACAGGTCGACGGTCCACAGACTCTTGCCGCTGTTGTTGGGATGCCTCATCTTGACGAAGTGGGTGTTCTTTGAGAGGACGTTGCGGACCTTGTTGTACCAAGCTTTGTCGTTGCCGCCATAGACGTGAAACATGGCCTCCAGGGATACGCAGATCTCTGACAAGGTCAAGGCTTTCTGCGGGCAGCAGTGGATGGCGTAGATGACCATTGAAGACATGGTGTAGGGAGGGAGGGTGGCTTCTCTTGATGACATGATCTGAAAGTCAAAGGAAGCAAATGTTTAGCACAAATTACAGATATTTGTTAACATGaaaccccaaaaaacccaaCAGAGTTAGTATATTCTATGGTAAGATAGCATTATTTGGGAAGGGGTATCttaccataaaaatatacaaactcAGAAGCTGTTTATTTTCTGTGCTAGATTGTTGAAACaataacatatttaaaatacCAAGGGTCAAAATCGAATGTGTTGATATTTGTAGAGAAATTACGctaaaatattgatatgatttctctattacattgtacatgtacagcaATCTCTATCACATATAC
This genomic interval carries:
- the LOC136274359 gene encoding uncharacterized protein, whose amino-acid sequence is MSSREATLPPYTMSSMVIYAIHCCPQKALTLSEICVSLEAMFHVYGGNDKAWYNKVRNVLSKNTHFVKMRHPNNSGKSLWTVDLSLVPLTSFRKQTTRKESHNGWPNLLHQYLGVPEIELRGVVSSSAASGIERPTSVVSSQLSFGIDRILSMSPRTSKTHTTDDSILDEDACSACDSFCSVFDTTYDESDSVHGICYSSMERFRGYSDVSSSKDIHEFGHSTRIVSDSSMVSLDAPCSPIEPELSQEDIFAGVEELQSILEPEDVIDFAPSDDSVIVSPADSYSLSALESIADFVIQCPGDFLQEFEPYLRDLSD